One window from the genome of Carcharodon carcharias isolate sCarCar2 chromosome 9, sCarCar2.pri, whole genome shotgun sequence encodes:
- the LOC121282554 gene encoding uncharacterized protein LOC121282554 isoform X4, which yields MNGYETSDTTLGNKVTFHCDEGYKLVGSDYQICTYTGWSGVVPTYKKAFPPVNFFKEIIAIGHQITVKEENVIKAKYQLLESEREILRLKENLIEKAEQYADENE from the exons ATGAATGGATATGAAACATCAGATACTACTTTGGGAAATAAAGTTACATTTCATTGTGATGAAGG gTACAAACTGGTTGGTAGTGACTACCAGATATGCACATACACCGGTTGGAGTGGTGTGGTCCCAACATATAAAA AAGCATTTCCTCCAgtcaatttttttaaagaaataattgCGATTGGACATCAAATCACTGTCAAGGAAGAAAATGTGATCAAGGCAAAATACCAGCTTCTTGAAAGTGAACGTGAAATCCTTAGATTGAAGGAAAATCTGATTGAAAAAGCAGAGCAGTATGCTGATGAAAACGAATAA
- the LOC121282554 gene encoding apolipoprotein R-like isoform X3 encodes MAIWVARVTARGCGNPGEIMNGYETSDTTLGNKVTFHCDEGYKLVGSDYQICTYTGWSGVVPTYKKAFPPVNFFKEIIAIGHQITVKEENVIKAKYQLLESEREILRLKENLIEKAEQYADENE; translated from the exons CGAGGGGTTGTGGCAACCCAGGAGAGATTATGAATGGATATGAAACATCAGATACTACTTTGGGAAATAAAGTTACATTTCATTGTGATGAAGG gTACAAACTGGTTGGTAGTGACTACCAGATATGCACATACACCGGTTGGAGTGGTGTGGTCCCAACATATAAAA AAGCATTTCCTCCAgtcaatttttttaaagaaataattgCGATTGGACATCAAATCACTGTCAAGGAAGAAAATGTGATCAAGGCAAAATACCAGCTTCTTGAAAGTGAACGTGAAATCCTTAGATTGAAGGAAAATCTGATTGAAAAAGCAGAGCAGTATGCTGATGAAAACGAATAA